Part of the Bacillus cabrialesii genome is shown below.
CCTTGTCGGCACTGTAGCCTTGTCTTTGTTCCTCAGCATTTTTCAGCGGTATGAAATACATATGCCTCTTCAGCACGACTTAGCTCTCGCTGCTTTATTTGCCGGCGTATTTATCGGAGCCGGATTAGGAATTATTTTTAAATTCGGCGGTACGACAGGCGGCGTTGACATCATCGCCCGTTTGGTCAATAAATATTTCGGGATTCCGATGGGCAGGACGATGTTTGCATTCGATGCCTGTGTCATCGTTTTGTCTTTGCTTACTTATCTCTCCTATAAAGAAGCGATGTATACCTTGGTGGCTGTATTTGTAGCTGCAAGATTAATTGATTTTATCCAGGAAGGCGGATACGCTGCTAAAGGCGCTACGATCATCTCTTCGAAAAACGACCTGATTCAGAAGAAAATTCTTGAAGAAATGGAACGGGGCGTCACCATTTTGAAAGGACAAGG
Proteins encoded:
- a CDS encoding YitT family protein; this encodes MLGEIRLKNIFFILIGAAIFSFGLVHFNMQNNLAEGGFTGITLLLYALFHISPSISNLVLNIPIFFIGWRLLGRTMFVYTLVGTVALSLFLSIFQRYEIHMPLQHDLALAALFAGVFIGAGLGIIFKFGGTTGGVDIIARLVNKYFGIPMGRTMFAFDACVIVLSLLTYLSYKEAMYTLVAVFVAARLIDFIQEGGYAAKGATIISSKNDLIQKKILEEMERGVTILKGQGSYSKEDIDVLYCVVPKNELVMLKSVINSVDPHAFVAVSDVHDVLGEGFTLDENKNPLPR